Proteins from a genomic interval of Nocardioidaceae bacterium:
- a CDS encoding potassium channel family protein → MSAQVSRRERWESAVEIPMLVLAVVFVAAYAWQVVDQGLSSSTERLLEYVVWGTWMAFVVDYGVRLAVSRDRLRYFKQHWYEVPIVVLPMLRPLRLLQLLVFVRVINRGAAHAASRAATYIGMAAVIAVLIGALAVLDAEQDAAGANITSFGNALWWACVTVTTVGYGDFFPITVTGRLVALGLMVFGVALIGALTATVAAWLVGQVGEEREAELEAEDDARQGELREELAQVLQELAHVRQHLSSRGDRG, encoded by the coding sequence ATGAGCGCCCAGGTCAGCAGGCGCGAGCGCTGGGAGTCGGCGGTCGAGATCCCGATGCTCGTCCTCGCGGTCGTCTTCGTGGCGGCGTACGCGTGGCAGGTGGTCGACCAGGGTCTCTCCAGCAGCACCGAACGACTCCTGGAGTACGTCGTGTGGGGCACCTGGATGGCCTTCGTCGTCGACTACGGCGTGCGGCTCGCGGTGTCCCGGGACCGCCTGAGGTATTTCAAACAGCACTGGTACGAGGTGCCGATCGTGGTGCTGCCGATGCTGCGGCCGTTGCGGCTGTTGCAGCTGCTGGTGTTCGTGCGCGTCATCAACCGTGGTGCGGCGCACGCCGCGAGCCGGGCGGCGACCTACATCGGGATGGCTGCGGTGATCGCTGTGCTCATCGGTGCGCTGGCCGTGCTCGACGCCGAGCAGGACGCCGCGGGCGCCAACATCACGAGCTTCGGCAACGCCCTGTGGTGGGCGTGCGTCACCGTCACCACGGTGGGCTACGGCGACTTCTTCCCGATCACGGTGACCGGTCGTCTGGTGGCGCTGGGGCTGATGGTCTTCGGGGTCGCGCTGATCGGTGCCCTCACCGCGACGGTGGCCGCTTGGCTGGTCGGTCAGGTGGGGGAGGAGCGTGAGGCCGAGCTGGAGGCCGAGGACGACGCGCGACAGGGCGAGCTGCGCGAGGAGCTGGCCCAGGTGCTGCAGGAGCTGGCGCACGTCCGGCAGCACCTCTCCTCGCGCGGCGACCGCGGCTGA
- a CDS encoding potassium channel family protein, which produces MVTLPTPSRSPWWELSRRLTAAAAILVATVLLVYIDRDGYGDSADGTVSLMDAIYYTTVTLSTTGYGDISPVTDTARMINAFVITPFRIGFLVLLIGTTIEVLAAQGRESFKIQRWRRTLKDHTVIIGYGTKGRSAVKTLMSNGIEQDQLVIVDPGTEAAADAQGDGIAVVTGDATRREVMRRAGVNRAQQVIITTDRDDSTILAVLNARELNDAAWIVATVREEDNIALVRQSGADQVITSSDAVGRLVGLSTISPQLGSVLDDLLSSGDGLEVAERDLLVREVGKQPQDLPDQVIAVVRDGRVHRYFDPVVTQLARGDKLIVVRPAKEAPWAARPGTHQEDVAVEED; this is translated from the coding sequence ATGGTCACCCTGCCGACGCCGAGCCGCTCGCCGTGGTGGGAGCTGAGCCGGCGCCTGACCGCGGCCGCCGCGATCCTGGTCGCCACCGTGCTGCTGGTCTACATCGACCGCGACGGGTACGGCGACTCCGCCGACGGCACGGTCAGCCTGATGGACGCGATCTACTACACGACCGTCACGCTGTCGACGACCGGGTACGGCGACATCTCACCGGTCACGGACACCGCCCGCATGATCAACGCCTTCGTGATCACGCCGTTCCGCATCGGCTTCCTGGTGCTGCTGATCGGCACCACGATCGAGGTGCTGGCCGCGCAGGGCCGCGAGAGCTTCAAGATCCAGCGCTGGAGGAGAACCTTGAAGGACCACACCGTGATCATCGGGTACGGCACGAAGGGTCGGTCGGCGGTGAAGACCCTGATGAGCAACGGCATCGAGCAGGACCAGCTCGTCATCGTCGACCCCGGCACCGAGGCCGCGGCGGACGCCCAGGGTGACGGCATCGCGGTCGTGACCGGCGACGCCACCCGGCGCGAGGTGATGCGCCGGGCCGGCGTGAACCGCGCGCAGCAGGTCATCATCACCACCGACCGCGACGACTCCACGATCCTGGCCGTGCTGAACGCCCGCGAGCTCAACGACGCCGCGTGGATCGTCGCGACGGTGCGCGAGGAGGACAACATCGCGCTGGTTCGGCAGTCGGGCGCCGACCAGGTCATCACCTCCTCCGACGCGGTCGGCCGGCTGGTGGGTCTGTCCACGATCAGCCCGCAGCTCGGGTCGGTGCTCGACGACCTCCTGTCCTCCGGCGACGGGCTCGAGGTCGCCGAGCGCGACCTGCTCGTCCGCGAGGTGGGCAAGCAGCCCCAGGACCTGCCCGACCAGGTCATCGCCGTCGTCCGTGACGGGCGGGTGCACCGCTACTTCGACCCCGTGGTCACCCAGCTGGCCCGCGGCGACAAGCTGATCGTCGTACGCCCGGCGAAGGAGGCCCCGTGGGCGGCGCGGCCGGGCACGCACCAGGAGGACGTCGCAGTCGAGGAGGACTGA
- a CDS encoding YihY/virulence factor BrkB family protein — translation MTVPDTRTPLPSGGLGRTGRTGRTGRAGRTVQGAVRAARPRAPEGLRHRVLQLWSVVVRTVGICMRNRVTGLAAEAAFFAILSLPPLVFALAGTVGYVFDNFPAAQLDAVRDSAMDAAGRALTEPAVQTVVAPILDDVLTGGGRYGVISVGFVLALWSGSRALNVFIDTITIMYGLGGQRGIVSTRALSFTLYLIGMVLAVAALPLAVAGPDLVREVLPTELGALVSLYWPVLLVLVTVFLALLYHLSVPVRTSWWLNLPGAAFTLVVWVGGSYVLRSVISATAGGSTSIYGPLAAPIAVLLWLYLLSIAVLIGAAVNAAVDQVWPEETTSRARADLIRRLRTAPVRLRRDRTG, via the coding sequence ATGACGGTGCCCGACACGCGTACGCCCCTGCCCTCGGGCGGTCTCGGGCGCACCGGGCGCACTGGGCGCACCGGCCGCGCTGGGCGCACCGTGCAGGGGGCGGTGCGGGCGGCACGACCACGCGCACCCGAGGGGCTTCGCCACCGCGTGCTCCAGCTCTGGTCGGTCGTGGTCCGCACGGTCGGCATCTGCATGCGCAACCGGGTCACGGGGCTCGCGGCCGAGGCGGCGTTCTTCGCGATCCTGTCGCTGCCGCCGCTGGTCTTCGCGCTCGCCGGCACGGTGGGGTACGTCTTCGACAACTTCCCGGCGGCCCAGCTCGACGCCGTGCGGGACTCGGCGATGGACGCCGCGGGCCGGGCCCTGACCGAGCCCGCGGTGCAGACGGTGGTGGCGCCGATCCTCGACGACGTGTTGACCGGGGGCGGGCGCTACGGCGTCATCTCGGTCGGCTTCGTGCTGGCGCTGTGGTCGGGCTCGCGCGCGCTGAACGTCTTCATCGACACCATCACGATCATGTACGGCCTGGGCGGTCAGCGCGGCATCGTGTCCACGCGCGCGTTGTCGTTCACGCTCTACCTGATCGGCATGGTGCTGGCCGTGGCGGCGCTCCCGCTCGCGGTGGCGGGGCCCGACCTGGTGCGCGAGGTGCTCCCGACCGAGCTCGGCGCCCTGGTCTCGCTCTACTGGCCGGTGCTGCTGGTGCTCGTCACGGTGTTCCTGGCGCTGCTCTACCACCTGTCGGTGCCGGTGCGCACGTCGTGGTGGCTCAACCTCCCGGGGGCGGCGTTCACGCTCGTGGTCTGGGTGGGGGGTTCGTACGTGCTGCGCAGCGTCATCTCCGCGACCGCGGGCGGGTCGACGAGCATCTACGGTCCGCTGGCCGCGCCGATCGCGGTGCTGCTGTGGCTCTACCTGTTGAGCATCGCGGTGCTCATCGGTGCCGCCGTGAACGCGGCGGTGGACCAGGTCTGGCCCGAGGAGACGACCAGCCGGGCCCGCGCCGACCTGATCCGTCGGCTGCGCACCGCGCCGGTGCGGCTGCGACGCGACCGCACCGGTTAG
- a CDS encoding acyl-CoA dehydrogenase family protein, whose protein sequence is MDRTSRVATNQPPPLVDHDVVAADAALTEAVLRHGDEAAYDSLADLGREAGRAETREHGMLANQNPPKVVPVDRFGNRVDEVSFHPSWHWLMERAVGYGLQASPWESDDPHAHLRRAAGFFAWSQSEPGHACPISMTYAAVPALRVDDALAKEWTPKLAATSYDPGVRPLAEKTGALAGMGMTEKQGGSDVRANLTTAEPTSVDGEYALHGHKWFTSAPMNDVFLVLAQAPDGLTCFLLPRSLPDGSRNTLDVVRLKDKLGNRSNASSELEFRGTWAQRLGDEGKGVRTIIEMVAATRLDCVIGSAALMRKALAEAVWHTRHRSAFGGPLAEKPLMRNVLADLAIESEAATALAMRLAAAVDARHDPREQAFRRIALPLAKFWVCKRTPAMAAEALECLGGNGYVEESGMPLLFRESPLNSVWEGSGNVNALDVLRAMLREPEVLDAWLSEVGAARGADGRLDAAVEQVLAMLADQSALEIGARSLAGLMAACLQGALLVRFAPPEVADLFCASRLAGSGPAAYAGTFGTLPTADAASLGTIVDRALLV, encoded by the coding sequence ATGGACAGGACAAGTCGGGTAGCCACGAACCAGCCACCGCCACTCGTCGACCACGACGTCGTCGCCGCCGACGCGGCGTTGACCGAGGCGGTCCTGCGCCACGGGGACGAGGCGGCGTACGACAGCCTCGCCGACCTCGGCCGCGAGGCCGGCCGCGCCGAGACGCGCGAGCACGGCATGCTCGCGAACCAGAACCCGCCGAAGGTCGTGCCCGTCGACCGCTTCGGCAACCGGGTCGACGAGGTGTCCTTCCACCCCTCGTGGCACTGGCTGATGGAGCGCGCGGTGGGCTACGGACTGCAGGCGAGCCCCTGGGAGTCCGACGACCCCCACGCGCACCTTCGCCGCGCCGCCGGCTTCTTCGCCTGGTCCCAGAGCGAGCCCGGCCACGCCTGCCCCATCTCCATGACGTACGCCGCGGTGCCCGCCCTGCGCGTCGACGACGCCCTGGCGAAGGAGTGGACCCCGAAGCTGGCTGCCACCTCCTACGACCCCGGCGTACGCCCCCTGGCGGAGAAGACCGGCGCCCTGGCCGGCATGGGCATGACCGAGAAGCAGGGCGGCTCCGACGTGCGGGCCAACCTCACCACGGCTGAGCCCACCTCGGTCGACGGCGAGTACGCGCTGCACGGCCACAAGTGGTTCACCTCGGCGCCGATGAACGACGTCTTCCTCGTGCTCGCCCAGGCCCCCGATGGACTCACCTGCTTCCTGCTGCCTCGCTCGCTGCCCGACGGCTCGCGCAACACCCTCGACGTGGTGCGGCTCAAGGACAAGCTGGGCAACCGCTCCAACGCCTCCTCCGAGCTCGAGTTCCGCGGCACCTGGGCGCAGCGGCTGGGCGACGAGGGCAAGGGCGTACGCACCATCATCGAGATGGTCGCGGCGACTCGGCTCGACTGCGTCATCGGCTCCGCCGCCCTGATGCGCAAGGCACTCGCCGAGGCCGTGTGGCACACCCGGCACCGCAGCGCCTTCGGTGGTCCGCTGGCCGAGAAGCCGCTGATGCGCAATGTGCTCGCCGACCTCGCGATCGAGTCCGAGGCCGCGACGGCGCTGGCCATGCGGCTCGCGGCCGCCGTCGACGCCCGCCACGACCCGCGGGAGCAGGCGTTCCGGCGCATCGCGCTGCCCCTGGCGAAGTTCTGGGTCTGCAAGCGCACGCCGGCGATGGCGGCGGAGGCGCTGGAGTGCCTGGGCGGCAACGGGTACGTCGAGGAGTCCGGCATGCCCCTGCTGTTCCGCGAGTCGCCGCTGAACTCGGTCTGGGAGGGGTCGGGCAACGTCAACGCGCTCGACGTGCTGCGGGCGATGCTGCGCGAGCCGGAGGTGCTGGACGCCTGGCTGTCCGAGGTCGGCGCGGCCCGCGGTGCCGACGGGCGTCTCGACGCCGCCGTCGAGCAGGTGCTCGCCATGCTCGCCGACCAGAGCGCCCTCGAGATCGGGGCACGGTCGCTCGCCGGGCTGATGGCCGCCTGCCTGCAGGGGGCGTTGCTCGTACGCTTCGCGCCGCCGGAGGTCGCCGACCTGTTCTGCGCCTCGCGTCTGGCCGGCTCGGGGCCCGCGGCGTACGCCGGCACCTTCGGCACCCTGCCGACCGCCGACGCGGCGAGCCTGGGCACCATCGTCGACCGAGCGCTGCTGGTCTGA